Genomic window (Vigna radiata var. radiata cultivar VC1973A chromosome 1, Vradiata_ver6, whole genome shotgun sequence):
CACTTCCTACAATTAATGTATTGATCAGTTGACCTTGCCTCAACGCCTTTGAATTCATCGTCTTCACGCCTCACTTGGCTATGAAGTTCCTTTCTGACACGCGAACCATTTGCACTATGAACTCTAACTAGAAAACCGCATAAGAATTCTATGTCATGGGGATGAAAGTGACACCTTATGTCCAACTCCGAAATACTTGCCGATTTGAGGTAGTCGTGGCCAACCTAGATCCCCGTACCAATATTGAAGATAGGATGTTTTCGCAAGGCAAGTTCAAGCAGTTAACACTGGGAAGACTTGACAGCCAAACCACAAACATGGGAAGTGATTTAGGTTCCGAGCAAGAATGAGTAATGGCAAAGGTGTTACAGGCCAACAACAACCTATTCGCATGGACGACTGCTGACATGTTGATCATATACCCTATTGTAATGTCCTATAAGCTTGCTACATTCAATGAAGCTCTACCAATTGCCAAAAAAAAGTGTCAACTAAGAGAGGAACGAAGATAGGCTGATGAGGCCAAGGTCAGAAAAATGGAAGAGGCCAACTTCATTGGGGAAGTCTGGCACCACATGGCTTGCAAATGTGGTTATGGTAAGAAATTCGAGGTTAGTGGAGGATGTGCACAAACTTCACGAACTTGAACAAAGCTTGCCTAAGTGATGCACATCCCCTCCTGAGCATTGAGAGACTGGTAGATAATGCATCGGACTATCAAATCCTCAGCTTTTTGGATGCTTACTCTGGGTACAATCAAATACCTATGTACCAtctagataaaaataaaactacttttattattacaaaCTATTACTATGAGGTCATGTTGTTTGATCTGAAAAATGTTGGGACGACCTACCAATGCCTTATGGATAATATTTTCCATAGGATGTTGTATGGATGTTTACGTGAATGATATAGCTGTAAGATCCTAGTTGGTCGAAGAACACATGAGAGATATAAGAGGTGTTTGGCCAAATAAGGTGCTACGTAGTTAAACCCCCTCCAAGCGTACTTTCGGGTTTGGAGTTGGTAATTCTCCACAATGTCTCTCTACCTTTTCTATTACAATTTTCTTAGTTATAAAGAGTTACCTTGTGATAGGCATTTTCCAAACAAGTGCAACACATGTTTTTCTGAAGTTGATGATATATGTTAAAGGAGGATGGCTTGGCTACGTTTTTCATGATTCAATTACTTCTTTCATATTCTTATTTTCATGCTAAATTTCAAATGACGTATTGACATTAAATTCCATCCAAACTTGATAACAGATCAATGAAACCAGGATAAGAATGATACCAAAAAATTCAGTCATTTTTACGTTCttgataaattaatatagtgtttttagaaaaaaaaaaaaaaaaaaacacgttaTGGTGTGAGTAATAAGGAGTACAGTCTTTTTAACAACAGATAGATTTTAAACTCAGAAACTATGGAACTCctaaattatgattaatttagGAGTTTAAGTAGATCAACAAAAAGGCTTTTAAGTAAGTTTATGAGTAATGAAgttatttaatatgataattaagCTTCTTActtataatattcaaataataaaaaaaatcaatatttctCTACAAAAAGCTAAACTTAAAACGAAAACTATATTTTGGTACTAAATCAAAGATTGTTTGTATAATTTCTTATcacatcataatattttttttaattgacaaTTTATTTACTTGATTTTGTTATGCTAATTGGTGATTACTGAACCCCATATAGCACAATGAACAACCAATGTTGTCAGAgataaacaaataagaaaaaagaaatgtaaaccAAAATTCATTTGATGAGACCAACTTGAATAGATTGATGAGAAACCTCACAAGAAACACAACATGTAAATTGAAAGGTgatcttacatttttttttggtaaattcataaacttaaacttgtttatcttttacttttaaatttgtattcatTAGTTCTTTTGATATTTGTACTCCAATCTCTTCTTAATCAGCAAGTccatttattacaattttctcTCTCACTATGTTATGGTGTGAAAATAATAccaaatatctatttaaaatgtaatttattttatttttaaataaataatttagtgacctttgttttatgttataaaacgttaataacatttttcaatatttcctaTTACAAAAATATNNNNNNNNNNNNNNNNNNNNNNNNNNNNNNNNNNNNNNNNNNNNNNNNNNNNNNNNNNNNNNNNNNNNNNNNNNNNNNNNNNNNNNNNNNNNNNNNNNNNNNNNNNNNNNNNNNNNNNNNNNNNNNNNNNNNNNNNNNNNNNNNNNNNNNNNNNNNNNNNNNNNNNNNNNNNNNNNNNNNNNNNNNNNNNNNNNNNNNNNNNNNNNNNNNNNNNNNNNNNNNNNNNNNNNNNNNNNNNNNNNNNNNNNNNNNNNNNNNNNNNNNNNNNNNNNNNNNNNNNNNNNNNNNNNNNNNNNNNNNNNNNNNNNNNNNNNNNNNNNNNNNNNNNNNNNNNNNNNNNNNNNNNNNNNNNNNNNNNNNNNNNNNNNNNNNNNNNNNNNNNNNNNNNNNNNNNNNNNNNNNNNNNNNNNNNNNNNNNNNNNNNNNNNNNNNNNNNNNNNNNNNNNNNNNNNNNNNNNNNNNNNNNNNNNNNNNNNNNNNNNNNNNNNNNNNNNNNNNNNNNNNNNNNNNNNNNNNNNNNNNNNNNNNNNNNNNNNNNNNNNNNNNNNNNNNNNNNNNNNNNNNNNNNNNNNNNNNNNNNNNNNNNNNNNNNNNNNNNNNNNNNNNNNNNNNNNNNNNNNNNNNNNNNNNNNNNNNNNNNNNNNNNNNNNNNNNNNNNNNNNNNNNNNNNNNNNNNNNNNNNNNNNNNNNNNNNNNNNNNNNNNNNNNNNNNNNNNNNNNNNNNNNNNNNNNNNNNNNNNNNNNNNNNNNNNNNNNNNNNNNNNNNNNNNNNNNNNNNNNNNNNNNNNNNNNNNNNNNNNNNNNNNNNNNNNNNNNNNNNNNNNNNNNNNNNNNNNNNNNNNNNNNNNNNNNNNNNNNNNNNNNNNNNNNNNNNNNNNNNNNNNNNNNNNNNNNNNNNNNNNNNNNNNNNNNNNNNNNNNNNNNNNNNNNNNNNNNNNNNNNNNNNNNNNNNNNNNNNNNNNNNNNNNNNNNNNNNNNNNNNNNNNNNNNNNNNNNNNNNNNNNNNNNNNNNNNNNNNNNNNNNNNNNNNNNNNNNNNNNNNNNNNNNNNNNNNNNNNNNNNNNNNNNNNNNNNNNNNNNNNNNNNNNNNNNNNNNNNNNNNNNNNNNNNNNNNNNNNNNNNNNNNNNNNNNNNNNNNNNNNNNNNNNNNNNNNNNNNNNNNNNNNNNNNNNNNNNNNNNNNNNNNNNNNNNNNNNNNNNNNNNNNNNNNNNNNNNNNNNNNNNNNNNNNNNNNNNNNNNNNNNNNNNNNNNNNNNNNNNNNNNNNNNNNNNNNNNNNNNNNNNNNNNNNNNNNNNNNNNNNNNNNNNNNNNNNNNNNNNAGGTCATTTTACAATGATTGCTATCACTTCTTCCATTTCCCCTTTCATGTCTTTCCATCTTTTCTCCATTTACTTCTCATTTCAACTcagtttatttgttttaaagaataccattttttttgttgttttgtctAATTGAACTCTCCTCACCTCTAGAACTTCTTAAGTTCATATCTAGATAGCTTCTTATATTAATGTCTTGTGGAAATTTCACTTAGCTCTTAATGAACATCACACAATATTTGCACAAATATAACAAGAGCCTACATCAGTCAATGAGGTTCAAATTGGTGTATAATAAATGCATGttggaagaaagaaagtttAGTATCTGATGGAAATGAAGCCATGTCAAAATTTGGTGAGATGAGTTATAGTTATAATAGAATGTTCATCTGTAAGAAATTATTATAAGCCATCCACACAAAAGCATAGGTGTTAAAATGAAGATAGAAGAAAATTTAAGAAGTATGACTAAAAAGCTCTACATATTAATGAAGAATTAACAAATTTCATAGTGACATACAATATGATTCCATAAACTTCACAAGACCATCTAATTTTCTCTACTTGGATATCTGCAAAGATTGATCTAAGCTTCATGTTAGATAATTTACACTCCTAAAACGAGAATAAAAATTTCTACAATATTCCCATTTCAAGAAAAAACATTGTTACAACTACAAGAAAACAGTTTACTCAACAGGACTTAATGTTCATGATACTTAAAAAGAGGtcattgttttatgttttcattgTAAAATAACTACAACGAGTCTGATGctataaaaattttgaacttgtcatagataaatgaaaatatcatCAAAACCATTAATACCACTGATCTAAATTAACAATCATAGAGGAAGGAAGATGACATTCAATTAGCAGCTCAATCTTGATCAAATGTTTTTGTAAGATGATGACTTCAACTCTCCAAATCTTATACACTCATAATGTCTTTACATCATGTTATTATGACTTTATAACTTAAAGATCATATATATGTAAGGACATATATAGTTACTCTCTAATAACGTATCATGAACATTGTTCTGTGAGATCCTTATCATTCGGTGAAagatagcacataaagcattgGGGATgatagcttttttttttctttttttgtttttatttgtcaGTGCTGAATTGTTATTGTCAAACATTCATTCATGGATTACAGCTGTGAACATTTTTATGATCAGAAAGACTCAACAATTATTGCTTCATTGGTCCTACAACCCTTTTTCCCTATCAGGATTTCATACTTTCATTCATCACAGCCGTTGAATGAATATCGAACTGCCCACATCTTATATTGCTGACTCACAGTTATCCAATGTCAGCTAGTTACTTATTTACGAGGTATAGGATCTCTTCACTGAATTACAGTCGTAAACTTCCATTTCAAATTACATACTTGCATTCACCATTTTCCAACTCCTACAATGGCAGCAGAACTTGTTGGTGGTGCTCTTCTTTCTGCTTTTCTTCAGGTTTCATTCGATAAGCTGGCTTCTCCTCAATTCCTAGACTTCTTTCGTGGAAGAAAACTTGATGAGAAGCTGCTTGGCAACTTGAACATAATGCTGCACTCCATCAATGCTCTCGCTCATGATGCAGAACAGAAGCAGTTCACAGATCCACACGTTAAAGCATGGCTTTTTTCTGTCAAAGAGGCTGTCTTTGATGCAGAGGATCTCTTGGCTGAAATAGATTATGAACTCACCAGATCCCAAGTGGAAGCTGAATCCGAAGCTCAAACCTTTACTTACAAGGTATCAAATTTCTTCAACTCTACTTTCAAAACctttaacaagaaaattgaatcAGAGATGAAAGAACTCCTAGAAAAACTAGAATATCTAGCAAAGCAAAAGGGTGCTCTTGGTTTGAGAGAAGGTACTTATTCTGGTGATAGATCAGGTAGTAAAGTATCACAGAAATTGCCATCATCTTCTTTGGTGGTTGAAAGTGTTATTTATGGTAGAGATGCGGACAAACAAATGATCTGTAACTGGCTCACTTCTGAAACCGACAATAATAACCATCCATCAATACTATCCATTGTGGGAATGGGTGGGTTGGGTAAGACCATACTCGCTCAACATGTATACAATGACACAGATATTGAGGAGGCTAAATTTGATATTAGAGCTTGGGTTTGTGTTTCTGatcattttgatattttgacagTGACAAAAACAATTCTTGAGGCGATTACAAAATCTAAAGATGATAGCGGAGACCTAGAAATGGTTCATggaagattgaaagaaaaagtatcgggaaagaaatttcttcttgttttggATGATGTTTGGAGCGAAAGGCGACAAGAATGGGAAGCTGTACGGACTCCTCTTAGCTATGGGGCTCCAGGAAGTAGAATTCTTGTCACAACACGTGTTGAGAAAGTTGCTTCTAACATGAGATCTAAAGTGCATCACCTAAAGCAACTAGAAGAAGATGAATGCTGGAAAGTTTTTGAAGAACAAGCTCTAAAAGATGATGATCTTCAATTGAATGATGAGAAAAAGGAGATTGGTAGAAGGATAGTTGAGAAGTGCAAAGGATTACCCCTTGCTTTGAAAACAATTGGAAGTCTTCTCCGNACAAAGTCATCNANNTNANANTGGAANANCGTATTGGAAAGNGACATATGGGANTTACCNAAAGAAGTTGAAATTATCCCTGCTTTACTATTGAGTTATCAGAACCTTCCTTCTCATCTCAAGAGGTGTTTTGCTTATTGTGCGTTATTTCCGAAAAATTATGAGTTTGAAAAAgagaatttaattttgatgtggATGGCTGAAGGTTTTCTCCATTACTCTCCACAGAACAACAATTTAGAAGAAATTGGTGAACAATATTTTGATGATCTGCTAACGAGATCTTTCTTTCTTCGGTCAACCATCAAAATGCATTTCTCTATGCATGACCTTGTGAATGATTTGGCAAAATATGTTTGTGCAGACTTCTGTTTTAGATTGAAATTTGATAAAGGAAACTGTATACCCAAAACAACCcgtcattttttatttgcattCGATGATTTAAGATATTTTGATGGTTCCGGAAGTTTAACTGATGCTAAAAGACTGCGTTCATTTGTTCCGATTACAAATGACTTTGTGCATGGTGCTTTTCCTTGTCAAATCAAGATTTTGATACGTGAATTGTTCTCCAAGTGGAAGTTTTTACGGGTCTTATCTTTGAATGGAAATTATGACTTCCAAGAGGTCCCTGATTCTGTTGGTGATCTTAAACATCTTCATTCATTGGACCTTTCTCGTACTATGATACGAAAACTACCTGACTCAGTAGGTTTGCTCTATAACTTGCTGATATTGAAGTTGAATGATTGTTCATTTTTGAAGGAATTGCCTTCAAATTTGCATAAGCTCACCAATTTGCGTTGCCTGGAATTTGAAGATACAGGAGTGACAAAGATGCCAATGCATATTGGAGAGTTGAAGAATCTTCATGTACTCAATATGTTTTGTGTCGATAGAAATAGTGAGTTCAGTACTAAGCAGCTAGGAGGAATCAATCTTCATGGAAGACTAGCAATTAATGAGCTGCAAAATATTGTGAATCCTTTGGATGCATTAGaagcaaatttgaaaaataaacaacTTGTGAAGCTAAAGTTAATATGGAATTGGAATCACATCCCTGATGATCCAAGGAAAGACAAGAAAGTGCTTGAGAATCTACAACCT
Coding sequences:
- the LOC106774688 gene encoding putative disease resistance protein At3g14460, with product MAAELVGGALLSAFLQVSFDKLASPQFLDFFRGRKLDEKLLGNLNIMLHSINALAHDAEQKQFTDPHVKAWLFSVKEAVFDAEDLLAEIDYELTRSQVEAESEAQTFTYKVSNFFNSTFKTFNKKIESEMKELLEKLEYLAKQKGALGLREGTYSGDRSGSKVSQKLPSSSLVVESVIYGRDADKQMICNWLTSETDNNNHPSILSIVGMGGLGKTILAQHVYNDTDIEEAKFDIRAWVCVSDHFDILTVTKTILEAITKSKDDSGDLEMVHGRLKEKVSGKKFLLVLDDVWSERRQEWEAVRTPLSYGAPGSRILVTTRVEKVASNMRSKVHHLKQLEEDECWKVFEEQALKDDDLQLNDEKKEIGRRIVEKCKGLPLALKTIGSLLRTKSSXXXWXXVLEXDIWXLPKEVEIIPALLLSYQNLPSHLKRCFAYCALFPKNYEFEKENLILMWMAEGFLHYSPQNNNLEEIGEQYFDDLLTRSFFLRSTIKMHFSMHDLVNDLAKYVCADFCFRLKFDKGNCIPKTTRHFLFAFDDLRYFDGSGSLTDAKRLRSFVPITNDFVHGAFPCQIKILIRELFSKWKFLRVLSLNGNYDFQEVPDSVGDLKHLHSLDLSRTMIRKLPDSVGLLYNLLILKLNDCSFLKELPSNLHKLTNLRCLEFEDTGVTKMPMHIGELKNLHVLNMFCVDRNSEFSTKQLGGINLHGRLAINELQNIVNPLDALEANLKNKQLVKLKLIWNWNHIPDDPRKDKKVLENLQPSNQLEHLSIRSYCGTQFPSWVFDNSLSNLVSLELEDCKYCLCLPPLGLLSSLRTLKIRGFDGIVSIGAEFYGSSSSSFKSLEILKFYNMKEWEEWKCKTTSFPRLQHLVIVRCSKLKGLSQQLLHLKELIIESCRNLIIREHNEDTSTIELLRTRSCPRVNIPMTHYDFIEEMTIDDACDSLTIFQLNFFPMLRLLHLEGCQNLQRISQEHPHNHLKKMSIRRCPQFESFPNEGLSAAFPSLTELEITWCRKVEKFPDGGLPSNVKHMTLSSLKLIASLRETLDVNTCLESLSIQYLNVESFPDEVLLPPSLTSLRICHCSNLKTLDYKLLHNLSSLTLFDCRNLQCLPEEGLPKSISSLHIVYCPLLKQRCQKPEGKDWRKIAHIQNLRV